The proteins below come from a single Eucalyptus grandis isolate ANBG69807.140 chromosome 3, ASM1654582v1, whole genome shotgun sequence genomic window:
- the LOC104439556 gene encoding uncharacterized protein LOC104439556 yields the protein MDNDVPSHHMVSILVDDLDTKYGVDAHLSVYNLTVAEDQFSGHRLHIENGPSDHVSAIFAGWAVYPSLNGDGLTRFITYWTGDGFRNGCFNILCPGFVQIHRTLTPNSPITPTSTYGGQQYEIRVHVEQDPGTGNWWLVVNGDIAVGYWPKELFVNLGDGGKRVSWGGEGFSGKTKNLPSVGKRAHAGRQVRPRHVFPPDLLRDGVQQKPNSSGRV from the exons ATGGACAATGATGTTCCGTCGCATCAT ATGGTTTCTATACTGGTGGACGACCTGGACACCAAATACGGAGTCGATGCACATCTATCCGTCTATAATTTGACAGTCGCGGAAGATCAATTCAGTGGGCATAGACTTCACATTGAAAATGGTCCGTCGGATCATGTGAGCGCGATCTTTGCAGGATGGGC AGTTTATCCAAGCTTGAATGGTGATGGTCTCACACGGTTTATTACGTACTGGACG GGGGATGGCTTTCGCAATGGGTGCTTCAACATCTTGTGTCCAGGGTTCGTGCAAATACATAGGACACTCACACCTAACAGTCCCATCACTCCGACATCCACATACGGCGGACAACAGTACGAGATTAGAGTCCATGTTGAGCAGGACCCTGGTACCGGGAATTGGTGGCTCGTTGTGAACGGAGACATCGCTGTCGGGTATTGGCCAAAGGAGCTGTTCGTCAACTTAGGCGACGGAGGCAAGAGAGTGTCCTGGGGAGGAGAAGGATTCTCcgggaaaacaaaaaatttgccCTCCGTTGGGAAGCGGGCACACGCCGGACGGCAAGTACGACCACGCCACGTTTTTCCGCCAGATCTATTACGTGACGGGGTCCAACAGAAACCAAACTCCTCTGGCCGTGTTTGA
- the LOC104439554 gene encoding U-box domain-containing protein 52, protein MWLAREQSERKGGSGLVAVAIDKDKGSQNALKWTIDNLLQRGQVVILVHVKVKSLPTAPLGSSPTGIYGGWFQLFDANKALHMAGHELDPKELFLPFRCFCTRKDIQCKDILLEDTDVAKALIEYVSHNSIENLVLGSSSKSGFLRTFKATDVPSSVAKGAPDFCTVYVITKGKITTMRSATRPAPMASPLSNQIHNQLVPRAHQSEPRVPQTNSIRGFARAMNEMPHKSNDSLDFIRSPFTRGKGSNGRLYGEVGTPDTDISFVSSGRQSVDRMFPSFYDNLDGGYSPRLSNTSNTDYRQGFDAALLAQRSVDSSTVREVSPMSHFSQESERSYSYSSPNTDDVEAEMKRLKQELKQTMEMYSKACKDALSAKQKAIELQHWKLEEERRVEEARLAEEAALALAEKEKAKSKAAMEAAEAAQRIAELEAQKRINAEMKAIKEAEEKKKVLDALAQSDVRYRRYSIEEIENATEFFLESRKIGEGGYGPVYKCYLDHTLVAIKVLRPDAAQGRSQFLQEVEVLSCIRHPNMVLLLGACPEYGCLVYEFMANGSLDDRLFCRGNTRPLSWQLRFKIAAGIGTGLLFLHQAKPEPLVHRDLKPGNILLDSNFVCKISDVGLARLVPPSVADSVTQYRMTSTAGTFCYIDPEYQQTGMLGVKSDIYSLGIIFLQLLTAKPPMGLTHHVERAIENGTFAEMLDPAVPDWPYNEALAFAQMALKCSELRRKDRPDLAKVILPELDRLKALAERSIHPSWPSYNSSDSPNDSQVSLQLCAAQSVESAYNPKSSLNAKIRTDAGAAIFVPHYKV, encoded by the exons ATGTGGCTTGCGAGAGAACAGTcggagagaaagggagggagcGGGTTGGTGGCCGTGGCGATCGATAAGGATAAAGGAAGCCAGAATGCTCTCAAATGGACCATCGATAATCTTCTCCAGAGAGGCCAAGTCGTCATCCTCGTTCATGTCAAGGTCAAGTCCCTCCCCACCGCGCCTTTGGGTTCTTCCCCTA CGGGTATCTATGGGGGTTGGTTTCAACTATTTGATGCCAACAAGGCTCTTCATATGGCAGGACACGAGCTCGATCCTAAAGAACTCTTTCTTCCCTTCCGATGCTTCTGCACGCGCAAGGAT ATACAATGCAAAGATATTTTGCTGGAAGACACGGACGTAGCGAAAGCATTGATTGAGTATGTTTCTCACAACTCCATTGAGAATCTAGTCCTCGGTTCCTCGTCGAAGTCTGGCTTTCTAAG AACCTTCAAGGCGACAGATGTGCCAAGTAGTGTGGCAAAAGGAGCACCAGACTTTTGTACGGTTTATGTCATAACGAAGGGGAAGATAACAACCATGCGGTCGGCCACCCGTCCAGCTCCGATGGCCTCGCCACTATCTAATCAAATTCACAATCAATTGGTTCCACGGGCACATCAATCAGAGCCGCGTGTCCCCCAAACTAATAGTATAAGAG GATTTGCAAGGGCAATGAATGAGATGCCTCATAAGTCGAATGACAGCTTAGATTTTATAAG ATCACCATTCACAAGAGGAAAAGGTTCTAACGGCAGATTGTACGGGGAGGTTGGTACTCCGGATACTGATATATCCTTTGTCAGCTCTGGTAGACAGAGTGTCGACCGAATGTTCCCATCATTTTATGACAATCTGGACGGTGGCTACTCCCCGAGGTTGTCTAACACCTCCAACACAGACTACAGACAGGGCTTTGATGCTGCTCTGCTGGCGCAGAGGTCAGTAGATAGCAGCACAGTTCGCGAAGTGTCGCCTATGTCACATTTTTCACAGGAGAGCGAGAGGTCTTATTCATATTCATCACCCAATACG GATGATGTGGAAGCTGAGATGAAGAGGCTAAaacaagagcttaagcagacaATGGAAATGTACAGCAAAGCTTGCAAAGATGCTCTCTCTGCTAAACAAAAG GCGATAGAGCTCCAGCATTGGAAActagaagaagaaaggagggtCGAGGAGGCACGATTGGCTGAGGAAGCAGCTTTAGCACTTGCGGAAAAGGAGAAAGCCAAGTCCAAAGCAGCGATGGAGGCTGCTGAGGCTGCTCAGAGGATTGCCGAACTCGAAGCCCAGAAAAGGATTAATGCGGAAATGAAAGCCATCAAAGAAGccgaggagaagaaaaaggtgCTCGATGCTCTTGCACAGTCAGATGTCAGGTACAGAAGATACTCGATTGAGGAGATCGAAAATGCTACAGAGTTCTTTTTGGAGTCCCGCAAGATTGGTGAAGGAGGTTATGGCCCTGTGTACAAGTGCTACTTGGATCACACGTTAGTTGCAATCAAGGTCTTGCGACCAGATGCTGCTCAAGGCAGATCCCAGTTTTTGCAAGAG GTTGAGGTGTTGAGCTGCATAAGGCATCCAAACATGGTTCTTCTCCTGGGAGCTTGTCCAGAATATGGATGCTTGGTGTACGAGTTCATGGCGAATGGAAGCTTAGATGACCGCCTCTTCTGTCGCGGAAACACCAGGCCGCTTTCTTGGCAACTCAGGTTCAAAATTGCAGCAGGAATCGGAACTGGCTTGCTGTTCCTCCACCAAGCGAAACCTGAACCACTTGTGCATCGCGATTTAAAACCTGGAAACATTCTGCTCGATAGCAACTTCGTCTGCAAGATCAGTGATGTTGGTTTAGCTCGGCTGGTCCCGCCTTCTGTTGCCGACAGTGTGACACAATACCGCATGACGTCCACGGCTGGGACATTTTGCTACATAGATCCCGAGTACCAGCAGACGGGAATGCTGGGGGTCAAGTCTGATATATACTCTCTAGGGATCATCTTTTTGCAGCTACTAACCGCCAAACCTCCCATGGGATTGACCCACCATGTCGAGCGGGCAATCGAGAATGGGACTTTTGCTGAAATGCTAGATCCAGCGGTGCCTGATTGGCCCTATAATGAGGCTCTGGCCTTTGCccaaatggcacttaagtgttcggAGTTAAGACGGAAGGATAGACCAGATCTCGCAAAAGTCATTCTCCCCGAACTTGACAGACTGAAAGCATTGGCTGAGAGAAGCATTCATCCCTCGTGGCCTAGTTATAACTCGAGCGACTCACCCAATGACAGCCAGGTTTCTTTGCAACTG TGTGCAGCACAATCGGTAGAGTCGGCATACAACCCGAAGTCAAGCCTGAATGCGAAGATTCGTACAGATGCCGGAGCGGCCATTTTTGTTCCGCATTACAAAGTCTAA